The following proteins come from a genomic window of Chionomys nivalis chromosome 9, mChiNiv1.1, whole genome shotgun sequence:
- the LOC130881655 gene encoding olfactory receptor 4K3-like: MDGSNQSVVSEFMLLGLTNSKNLQVILFVIFFILYLFIVSGNIVILVLITTDPHLHSPMYFLLANLSFIDMCLSSNTTPKMISDFLREYKTISFAGCMFQVFFSHCIAGGEMVLLVVMAYDRYVAICKPLHYFTIMNLKRCTGLVLISWTTGFIHGMSYLAVVVQMPFCGPKEVDSFFCDMPLVIKLACMDYHDLNTLMNAECGVVAVTCFTLLLISYTYILISVGQSSKSGASKALSTCSAHITVVMIFFLPCIFIYVWPLSITWLDKFLAVFYSVFTPLLNPAIYTLRNKEMKNAMKRFIGKFLGPKR; this comes from the coding sequence ATGGATGGGAGCAATCAGTCTGTGGTGTCAGAATTTATGCTTTTGGGACTTACCAACTCTAAGAATCTTCAGGTCATACTCTTTGTGATATTTTTCATACTTTATCTGTTCATCGTGTCTGGAAATATTGTCATCCTTGTTTTAATCACCACTGACCCCCATCTCCATTCTCCCATGTACTTCTTGTTGGCCAACCTGTCATTTATTGACATGTGTCTTTCCTCAAACACCACTCCTAAGATGATTTCAGACTTTCTCAGAGAATACAAGACCATCTCCTTTGCAGGCTGTATGTTCCAGGTTTTCTTCTCCCATTGCATTGCTGGAGGAGAGATGGTACTATTGGTGGTAATGgcttatgaccgctatgtggccatctgtaaACCACTCCACTACTTCACCATTATGAACCTGAAAAGATGCACTGGGTTGGTGTTGATTTCTTGGACTACTGGCTTTATACATGGTATGAGTTACTTGGCAGTGGTTGTGCAGATGCCTTTTTGTGGTCCCAAGGAAGTAGACAGTTTCTTTTGTGATATGCCATTGGTGATCAAGCTAGCCTGCATGGATTACCATGATTTAAACACTTTAATGAATGCTGAATGTGGGGTTGTAGCTGTAACCTGCTTCACTCTGTTGCTCATTTCCTACACATATATCCTAATCTCTGTTGGCCAGAGCTCTAAATCTGGTGCATCTAAGGCTCTGTCCACATGCAGTGCCCACATCACGGTGGTGATGATCTTCTTTCTGCCTTGCATCTTCATCTATGTGTGGCCCCTCAGTATCACCTGGTTGGACAAATTTCTTGCTGTGTTTTACTCTGTTTTTACACCTCTCCTAAACCCAGCCATTTATAcactgagaaataaagaaatgaaaaatgctaTGAAAAGGTTCATAGGCAAATTCTTGGGTCCCAAAAGATAG
- the LOC130881653 gene encoding olfactory receptor 4K3-like, protein MDWGNQSVVSEFILCGLTNSKNLQVLLFVIFFILYLLIVSGNIVILVLITTDSHLHSPMYFLLANLSFIDMCLSSNITPKMISDFLREYKTISFAGCLSQVFFSHCIAGGEMMLLVVMAYDRYVAICKPLHYFTIMNLKRCTGLVLISWTTGFIHGMSYLVVVAQLPFCGPKEIDSFFCDMPLVIKLACMDYHHLNTLMNAECGVVVVSCFTLLLISYTYILITVGQSSNSGASKALSTCSAHITVVMIFFVPCIFIYVWPLSITWFDKFLAVFYSIFTPLLNPTIYTLRNKEIKNAMKRFIDKFLGLKRSL, encoded by the coding sequence ATGGATTGGGGCAACCAGTCTGTGGTATCAGAATTTATTCTTTGTGGACTTACCAACTCAAAAAATCTTCAAGTCTTactttttgtgatatttttcatACTTTATCTACTCATCGTATCTGGAAATATTGTCATCCTTGTTTTAATCACCACAGACTCCCATCTCCATTCTCCCATGTATTTCTTGTTGGCCAACCTGTCCTTTATTGACATGTGTCTTTCCTCAAACATTACTCCTAAAATGATATCAGACTTTCTCAGAGAATATAAGACCATCTCCTTTGCAGGATGCTTGTCCCAAGTTTTCTTCTCCCATTGCATTGCTGGAGGAGAGATGATGCTGTTGGTGGTAATGgcttatgaccgctatgtggccatctgtaaACCACTCCACTACTTCACCATTATGAACCTGAAAAGATGCACTGGGTTGGTGTTGATTTCTTGGACTACTGGCTTTATACATGGTATGAGTTACTTGGTAGTGGTTGCACAGTTGCCTTTTTGTGGTCCCAAGGAAATAGACAGTTTCTTTTGTGATATGCCATTGGTGATCAAGCTAGCCTGCATGGATTATCATCATTTAAACACTTTAATGAATGCTGAATGTGGGGTTGTAGTTGTAAGCTGCTTCACTCTGTTGCTTATTTCCTACACATATATCCTAATCACTGTTGGCCAGAGCTCTAACTCTGGTGCATCTAAGGCTCTGTCCACATGCAGCGCCCACATCACAGTGGTGATGATCTTTTTTGTTCCCTGCATCTTCATCTATGTGTGGCCACTCAGTATCACCTGGTTTGATAAATTTCTTGCTGTGTTTTACTCTATTTTTACACCTCTCCTAAATCCAACCATTTATACACTgagaaataaagagataaaaaatgCTATGAAAAGGTTTATAGACAAATTCCTGGGTCTCAAAAGAAGTTTATAA